Proteins co-encoded in one Kribbella solani genomic window:
- a CDS encoding Gfo/Idh/MocA family oxidoreductase: protein MRIGLVGVGRIGAFHAATLKGLPAVDQVVVADADPARAEVVAKELGVSSAPDVTALLGSGLDGFVIAAATSAHADLIAAGVAAGVPTFCEKPVALDLAETERVLELVEASTVPVHIGFQRRFDAGYQAARAAVETGELGYVHHIRTNTNDAFPPHHEYIPNSGGFFRDCTVHDFDIIRYVTGREVVSVYATGANRGEAFFGEYGDVDSAAALLTLDDNTFVTASGTRYNGAGHDVRMELHGSLGSIAVGLDEHTALRSAEPGVTFPGGQPHMTFMDRFQPAYVAELTAFTEVVAGTRAVPCTVRDAFAAFRIADACELSRHENRVVVL from the coding sequence ATGCGGATCGGGTTGGTCGGGGTCGGGCGGATCGGGGCGTTCCACGCCGCGACGCTGAAGGGCTTGCCGGCGGTTGATCAGGTGGTCGTCGCCGATGCGGACCCGGCCCGGGCCGAGGTGGTCGCGAAGGAACTGGGCGTCTCGTCCGCGCCGGACGTGACCGCGCTGCTCGGCTCCGGGCTGGACGGTTTCGTGATCGCGGCGGCCACGTCGGCGCACGCGGACCTGATCGCGGCCGGCGTCGCGGCCGGCGTGCCGACGTTCTGCGAGAAGCCGGTCGCGCTGGACCTGGCCGAGACCGAGCGCGTGCTGGAGCTGGTCGAGGCGTCCACCGTGCCCGTACACATCGGTTTCCAGCGCCGGTTCGACGCCGGCTACCAGGCGGCGCGGGCGGCGGTGGAGACGGGCGAGCTCGGGTACGTGCACCACATCCGCACGAACACGAACGACGCGTTCCCGCCGCACCACGAGTACATCCCGAACAGCGGCGGCTTCTTCCGCGACTGCACCGTGCACGACTTCGACATCATCCGGTACGTCACGGGCCGCGAGGTGGTCAGCGTGTACGCGACCGGAGCCAACCGTGGCGAAGCGTTCTTCGGTGAGTACGGTGACGTCGACTCGGCGGCCGCACTGCTCACGCTGGACGACAACACCTTCGTCACGGCGAGCGGTACGCGGTACAACGGCGCCGGCCATGACGTACGGATGGAGCTGCACGGCAGCCTGGGGTCGATCGCGGTCGGCCTGGACGAGCACACCGCGCTCCGGTCCGCCGAGCCCGGCGTCACCTTCCCGGGTGGGCAGCCGCACATGACCTTCATGGACCGCTTCCAGCCCGCGTACGTCGCCGAGCTGACCGCCTTCACCGAGGTCGTCGCCGGTACGCGGGCGGTGCCGTGCACGGTCCGGGACGCGTTTGCCGCCTTCCGGATCGCCGACGCCTGCGAGCTGTCCCGGCACGAGAACCGCGTTGTCGTCCTCTGA
- a CDS encoding GntR family transcriptional regulator translates to MIAALPIQLDRTSPVPLYHQLAEQLTAAITDGRLRPGDPFENEIGMSDRLNLSRPTVRRAISELVNQGLLVRRRGIGTTVANQMVHRKAELTSLYDDLAREGRTPHTEVLALDCAAHDERAATVLELPPGTPLVSIVRLRYADDLPLAIMRNWLPPTLADLSVEELVADGLYAVLRARGIRPTVARQRIGARNATADERRTLHMSKAEPLITMTRSAYAADGSPVEYGSHCYRADQYSVDVVVSER, encoded by the coding sequence ATGATCGCCGCGCTGCCCATCCAGCTCGACCGGACCAGTCCGGTGCCGCTGTACCACCAGCTGGCCGAGCAGCTGACCGCCGCCATCACCGACGGCCGGCTGCGTCCGGGCGACCCGTTCGAGAACGAGATCGGCATGTCCGATCGGCTGAACCTGTCCCGCCCGACGGTCCGGCGGGCGATCTCGGAGCTGGTCAACCAGGGCCTGCTGGTGCGCCGCCGCGGCATCGGCACCACGGTCGCCAACCAGATGGTGCACCGCAAGGCGGAGCTGACCAGCCTGTACGACGACCTCGCCCGTGAGGGCCGCACGCCCCACACGGAGGTGCTCGCGCTGGACTGCGCCGCGCACGACGAACGCGCCGCCACGGTCCTCGAACTCCCGCCCGGTACGCCGTTGGTGTCGATCGTCCGGCTGCGGTACGCGGATGATCTGCCACTCGCGATCATGCGCAACTGGCTGCCGCCGACGCTCGCCGACCTGTCCGTCGAGGAACTCGTCGCCGACGGCCTGTACGCGGTGCTCCGCGCGCGCGGCATCCGGCCCACCGTCGCCCGGCAGCGCATCGGCGCCCGGAACGCGACCGCCGACGAGCGCCGTACGCTGCACATGTCCAAGGCGGAACCGCTGATCACGATGACCCGCTCGGCGTACGCCGCCGACGGATCCCCGGTCGAGTACGGCAGCCACTGCTACCGCGCCGACCAGTACTCCGTCGACGTCGTCGTGTCCGAGCGATGA
- a CDS encoding NAD-glutamate dehydrogenase, whose amino-acid sequence MQSKLDVLKADVIAKAVATGTHGHDKVVDPVRLRTFLEQYYRHVAAEDVAERQPNDCLGAARHHYKSATTRPQGTAKVHVFTPTPEEYGWSANGRTVVEIVVDDMPFLVDSAAMVITDRNLELQLLIHPQFVVRRDMAGTLQDVLDDSETADEHDLVRESWMHLEIERIADVAEHRALEHDLLKVLNDVREAVEDWPKMHEKAVSIAAGLDAAELPVAESEVEEARELLEWLADEHFTFLGYREYDFTMEGAQGILRGRPGTGLGILRPDPKPGSGKLPPEVSAKAQEQKLLILTKANSRSTVHRSTYLDYVGIKQFDENGDPVRECRFIGLLSSTAYTESVMQVPVLRRKALELFRQTGFDPNSHSGKGLLDVLETYPRDELLQAPVEDLLPIVQSVLHLQERRAVKLFVRRDVYNRYLSCLVYLPRDRYTTAVRLRMQQILKDAIGAESVTYAAYVTESVLARVHFVVRMKQGETVGEYDTELLEQQVVDATRAWADDFTVALHAQGGDVAVTKLSRRYADAFPEAYKEDFDARVAVNDVHVLEGLPADDGLAMSLYSPIEEEWEGERRFKVYRTGSPLSLSQVLPHLTAMGVEVIDERPYEIRCDDGTMSYIYDFGLKAPEDTEEREELRALFSDTFQAVWQGRAESDKLNALVLRGSLSWRQVSILRAYQRYMRQGGTPFSQDYIENTFLNHVDVASLLVRLFEASFDPARGRVDDTDRTALTDQLEKEILAALDTVQSLDEDRILRSYLTVMKATLRTNYFQPGPDGQPRSYLSLKLEPKAIPDLPQPRPAYEIFVYSPRVEGVHLRFGAVARGGLRWSDRREDFRTEVLGLVKAQMVKNSVIVPVGAKGGFYAKQLPDPAADRDAWLAEGIASYKTFISGLLDITDNIVAGDIVPPRDVVRYDGDDAYLVVAADKGTATFSDLANGVAKEYGFWLGDAFASGGSVGYDHKAMGITARGAWESVKRHFREMGHDCQHEDFTVVGVGDMSGDVFGNGMLLSEHIRLVAAFDHRHIFLDPAPDAATSFAERRRLFELPRSSWADYDSALISSGGGVYSRTEKAIPISAEVRAVLGIEGTAAKLTPAELMNAILKAPVDLFWNGGIGTYVKSSSESNADVGDKANDAIRVNGSELRARAVGEGGNLGCTQLGRIEYAAAGGRINTDFIDNVAGVDTSDHEVNIKILLDKVVADGDLTEKQRNDIIASMTDEVGALVLKSNYRQNIALANATAQAPALMHVHQDWVRRLERQGLLDRQLEFLPSIPEFKRRKAEGRGLTSPELSVLIAYTKIVMEAELLKTSLPDDPFLKHKLASYFPKAIHERFADQIQSHQLRREIITTQVVNEFVNTSGVTAYHRLSLETGGTVEDVVRANLAASRIFSQPELLAANADLDNVVDAETQTHMRLETRTLVERATRWLVSNRRPPVDIEELIEFFGPGIAKLTTALPEVLRGRELALFEQRRESLVQKGVADDFATRIAVLPPTYAGLGIVETASRDDIDILEVAKVHFALGERLQLGRFLERIIGLPRTDRWQTMARAALRDDLHAVHSRLTRQVLATTDASAEPEDRVITWQDQNAAVLSRAASMLEEIVEIEGPELAHLSVGLRLVRALIANQG is encoded by the coding sequence ATGCAGAGCAAGCTGGACGTTCTGAAGGCCGATGTGATCGCCAAAGCGGTGGCCACGGGAACTCATGGGCACGACAAAGTGGTCGACCCGGTCAGGCTGAGGACCTTCCTGGAGCAGTACTACCGGCACGTCGCCGCGGAGGACGTCGCCGAGCGGCAGCCGAACGACTGCCTGGGCGCCGCGCGGCACCATTACAAGTCCGCGACGACCCGCCCGCAGGGTACGGCGAAAGTGCACGTTTTCACTCCGACGCCGGAGGAGTACGGCTGGTCCGCGAACGGGCGGACCGTGGTCGAGATCGTCGTCGACGACATGCCGTTCCTGGTGGACAGCGCGGCGATGGTGATCACCGACCGCAACCTTGAGCTGCAACTGCTGATCCACCCCCAGTTCGTGGTCCGGCGGGACATGGCCGGCACGCTCCAGGACGTCCTGGACGACAGCGAGACCGCGGACGAGCACGATCTGGTCCGCGAGAGCTGGATGCACCTGGAGATCGAGCGGATCGCGGACGTCGCCGAGCACCGCGCCCTCGAGCACGACCTGCTCAAGGTCCTGAACGACGTCCGCGAGGCGGTCGAGGACTGGCCGAAGATGCACGAGAAGGCGGTCAGCATCGCGGCCGGCCTGGACGCGGCCGAGCTGCCGGTCGCCGAGAGCGAGGTCGAGGAGGCCCGTGAGCTGCTCGAATGGCTCGCCGACGAGCACTTCACCTTCCTCGGCTACCGCGAGTACGACTTCACCATGGAGGGCGCGCAGGGCATCCTGCGCGGCCGCCCCGGCACCGGCCTGGGCATCCTCCGGCCGGATCCGAAGCCGGGCTCCGGCAAGCTGCCGCCGGAGGTGAGCGCCAAGGCGCAGGAGCAGAAGCTGCTGATCCTGACCAAGGCGAACTCCCGCTCGACCGTGCACCGGTCCACGTACCTGGACTATGTCGGGATCAAGCAGTTCGACGAGAACGGCGACCCGGTCCGCGAGTGCCGGTTCATCGGTCTGCTGTCGTCGACCGCGTACACCGAGAGCGTCATGCAGGTGCCGGTGCTGCGCCGGAAGGCACTGGAGCTGTTCCGCCAGACCGGCTTCGACCCGAACAGCCACAGCGGCAAGGGCCTCCTGGACGTACTGGAGACCTACCCGCGTGACGAGCTGCTGCAGGCGCCGGTGGAGGACCTGCTGCCGATCGTGCAGTCGGTGCTGCACCTGCAGGAGCGCCGCGCGGTCAAGCTGTTCGTACGACGTGACGTCTACAACCGGTACCTGTCCTGTCTGGTGTACCTGCCACGTGATCGGTACACCACTGCGGTCCGTCTGCGCATGCAGCAGATCCTGAAGGACGCCATCGGCGCAGAGTCGGTGACGTACGCCGCGTACGTGACCGAGTCCGTACTTGCGCGCGTGCACTTCGTCGTCCGGATGAAACAGGGCGAAACAGTCGGCGAGTACGACACTGAGCTGCTGGAGCAGCAGGTGGTCGACGCCACTCGCGCCTGGGCGGATGACTTCACTGTGGCGTTGCATGCGCAAGGCGGCGACGTCGCGGTGACCAAGCTGTCCCGTCGATACGCCGATGCGTTCCCGGAGGCGTACAAAGAGGACTTCGACGCCCGTGTGGCAGTCAACGACGTCCATGTACTGGAGGGCCTGCCGGCGGACGACGGTCTGGCCATGTCCTTGTACAGCCCGATCGAGGAAGAGTGGGAGGGTGAGCGGCGGTTCAAGGTGTACCGCACCGGGTCGCCGCTGTCGCTGTCCCAGGTGCTGCCGCATCTGACCGCTATGGGCGTCGAGGTCATCGACGAGCGCCCGTACGAGATCCGCTGCGACGACGGCACCATGTCGTACATCTACGACTTCGGGCTGAAGGCACCGGAGGACACCGAGGAGCGCGAGGAACTGCGCGCGCTGTTCTCCGACACGTTCCAGGCGGTCTGGCAGGGCAGGGCCGAGTCCGACAAGCTGAACGCGCTGGTACTGCGCGGCAGCCTCAGCTGGCGACAGGTGTCGATTCTGCGCGCCTACCAGCGCTACATGCGCCAGGGCGGTACACCGTTCAGCCAGGACTACATCGAGAACACGTTCCTGAACCACGTGGACGTGGCCAGTCTGCTGGTGCGGCTCTTCGAGGCCAGCTTCGACCCGGCTCGCGGCCGGGTCGACGACACGGACCGGACCGCGCTGACGGATCAGCTGGAGAAGGAGATCCTGGCCGCGCTGGACACCGTGCAGAGCCTGGACGAGGACAGGATCCTCCGGTCGTACCTGACCGTGATGAAGGCGACGCTGCGGACCAACTACTTTCAGCCCGGTCCGGACGGTCAGCCCCGGTCGTACCTGTCGCTGAAGCTGGAGCCGAAGGCCATTCCGGACCTGCCGCAGCCGCGCCCGGCGTACGAGATCTTCGTGTACTCGCCGCGGGTCGAAGGTGTGCACCTGCGGTTCGGCGCGGTCGCCCGCGGCGGTCTGCGCTGGTCGGACCGGCGCGAGGACTTCCGCACCGAGGTGCTCGGCCTGGTCAAGGCGCAGATGGTGAAGAACTCGGTGATCGTGCCGGTCGGCGCGAAGGGCGGCTTCTACGCCAAGCAACTGCCCGACCCGGCCGCCGATCGGGACGCCTGGCTGGCCGAGGGGATCGCGTCCTACAAGACATTCATCTCCGGGCTGCTGGACATCACCGACAACATCGTTGCCGGTGACATCGTTCCGCCGCGGGACGTGGTCCGCTACGACGGCGATGACGCGTACCTGGTGGTTGCCGCGGACAAGGGCACCGCGACCTTCTCGGACCTCGCGAACGGGGTCGCGAAGGAGTACGGCTTCTGGCTCGGCGACGCGTTCGCCTCCGGCGGGTCGGTCGGGTACGACCACAAGGCGATGGGTATCACCGCCCGCGGCGCCTGGGAGTCGGTCAAGCGGCACTTCCGCGAGATGGGTCACGACTGCCAGCACGAGGACTTCACCGTGGTCGGCGTCGGCGACATGTCCGGTGACGTGTTCGGCAACGGCATGCTGCTGTCCGAGCACATCCGGCTGGTCGCGGCGTTCGACCACCGGCACATCTTCCTGGACCCGGCGCCGGACGCCGCCACCTCGTTCGCCGAGCGGCGGCGGCTGTTCGAGCTGCCCCGGTCCTCGTGGGCGGACTACGACAGCGCGCTGATCTCCTCGGGCGGCGGCGTGTACTCGCGAACCGAGAAGGCGATCCCGATCTCCGCGGAGGTCCGGGCGGTACTCGGCATCGAAGGCACCGCCGCGAAACTGACCCCGGCCGAGTTGATGAACGCGATCCTGAAGGCGCCGGTCGACCTGTTCTGGAACGGCGGCATCGGCACGTACGTGAAGTCGAGCAGCGAGTCGAACGCCGATGTCGGCGACAAGGCCAACGACGCGATCCGGGTGAACGGCTCCGAGCTGCGCGCCCGCGCGGTCGGCGAGGGCGGCAACCTCGGCTGCACCCAGCTCGGCCGGATCGAGTACGCGGCGGCGGGCGGCCGGATCAACACCGACTTCATCGACAACGTGGCCGGCGTGGACACCTCCGACCACGAGGTGAACATCAAGATCCTGCTGGACAAGGTGGTGGCCGACGGCGACCTGACCGAGAAGCAGCGCAACGACATCATCGCGTCGATGACTGACGAGGTCGGCGCGCTGGTACTCAAGAGCAACTACCGGCAGAACATCGCCCTCGCGAACGCGACCGCCCAGGCGCCGGCGCTGATGCACGTACACCAGGACTGGGTCCGGCGGCTCGAACGGCAGGGGCTGCTCGACCGGCAGCTGGAGTTCCTGCCGAGCATCCCGGAGTTCAAGCGGCGCAAGGCCGAGGGCCGTGGGCTGACGTCACCGGAGCTGTCGGTGCTGATCGCGTACACCAAGATCGTGATGGAAGCCGAGCTGCTCAAGACCTCGCTGCCGGACGATCCGTTCCTGAAGCACAAGCTGGCCAGCTACTTCCCGAAGGCGATCCACGAGCGGTTCGCCGACCAGATCCAGAGCCACCAGCTGCGCCGGGAGATCATCACCACGCAGGTGGTGAACGAGTTCGTGAACACGTCCGGCGTGACCGCGTACCACCGGCTCTCGCTGGAGACCGGCGGTACGGTCGAGGACGTCGTCCGGGCCAACCTGGCCGCTTCGCGGATCTTCTCCCAGCCGGAGCTGCTGGCCGCGAACGCCGACCTGGACAACGTCGTCGATGCCGAGACCCAGACGCACATGCGGCTGGAGACCCGGACGCTCGTCGAGCGCGCGACCCGGTGGCTGGTCAGCAACCGGCGCCCACCGGTCGACATCGAGGAGCTGATCGAGTTCTTCGGTCCGGGCATCGCGAAGCTGACCACGGCGCTGCCGGAGGTGCTGCGCGGCCGCGAGCTGGCGCTGTTCGAGCAGCGCCGGGAAAGCCTGGTGCAGAAGGGCGTCGCGGACGATTTCGCGACCCGGATCGCCGTGCTGCCGCCGACGTACGCCGGGCTCGGCATCGTCGAGACCGCGTCCCGGGACGACATCGACATCCTTGAGGTCGCCAAGGTGCACTTCGCGCTCGGTGAGCGGCTGCAGCTCGGCCGCTTCCTGGAGCGGATCATCGGCCTGCCGCGGACCGACCGCTGGCAGACGATGGCCCGCGCGGCGCTGCGCGACGACCTGCACGCCGTGCACTCGCGGCTGACCCGGCAGGTGCTCGCCACCACCGACGCCTCGGCCGAGCCCGAGGACCGGGTGATCACCTGGCAGGACCAGAACGCCGCGGTGCTGTCCCGGGCCGCGTCGATGCTGGAGGAGATCGTCGAGATCGAAGGCCCGGAGCTGGCCCACCTCTCGGTCGGCCTGCGCCTGGTCCGGGCCCTGATCGCCAACCAGGGCTAG
- a CDS encoding ferredoxin yields MSKLEIDWTRCDGHGLCAGLLPEDIAMDEWGFPLLRADEITPGELPDARRAVLACPALALRLTSQGRV; encoded by the coding sequence GTGAGCAAGCTGGAGATCGACTGGACCCGGTGCGACGGCCACGGCCTGTGCGCCGGCCTGCTACCCGAGGACATCGCCATGGACGAGTGGGGCTTCCCTCTCCTCCGCGCCGACGAGATTACCCCAGGTGAACTCCCGGACGCACGCCGCGCAGTCCTCGCCTGCCCAGCCCTTGCACTCCGTCTCACCAGTCAAGGACGTGTCTGA
- a CDS encoding NADH-ubiquinone oxidoreductase-F iron-sulfur binding region domain-containing protein: MRTLEATRVIGVARLLAGLDHGPLNDLHSHLQTHGPQPQLTRDDYTSLAEAVGLRGRGGAAFPVALKLKDLPRRGVEAVVVNGSESEPLSRKDRLLLAQSPHLVLDGAVGLAHALQAPHVLIAVHDHEAATKVREALMERHDDLAIEVRDTPGRFVAGEARAVLNALEGTQAVPPGRRVLPTRKGYHRRPTFLSNVETFAQLAVLARLGSRGFSSTGVSTEPGTQLLTVAGAVQRPGVIETPTGIPLNTVLQYVEAEPGPVLLGGYHGRWLPQTDGVTLQRPDVSAGIVLPLGSSTCPLGEVTRVVQWLSSESAGQCGPCVFGLAALVDDFTRLTAGDPQGWHDAQRHLGLIPGRGACAHPDGSARFLASALEVFGDDVHSHLSGTGCGRPVRGVLGGAW, from the coding sequence ATGAGAACGCTCGAAGCAACCAGGGTGATCGGTGTGGCCAGACTGCTCGCTGGACTTGACCACGGGCCACTGAACGATCTGCACAGCCATCTACAGACACACGGTCCGCAGCCGCAGCTAACCCGCGACGACTACACCTCACTGGCTGAAGCTGTAGGTCTCAGAGGACGTGGTGGTGCCGCCTTTCCGGTCGCACTGAAGCTGAAGGACCTCCCACGGCGCGGAGTGGAGGCAGTGGTCGTCAACGGTTCCGAGAGCGAACCGCTGAGCCGCAAAGATCGCCTACTACTCGCACAGTCGCCGCACCTCGTACTGGACGGTGCTGTCGGTCTCGCACATGCGCTCCAGGCGCCACATGTACTCATCGCCGTACACGACCACGAGGCGGCCACCAAAGTACGAGAAGCCTTGATGGAGCGTCATGACGACCTGGCGATCGAGGTACGAGACACACCGGGCCGCTTTGTCGCAGGGGAGGCCCGTGCGGTGCTGAATGCACTGGAAGGCACCCAGGCCGTACCACCCGGGCGGAGGGTCTTGCCAACAAGGAAGGGCTACCACAGACGACCGACCTTCCTGTCCAACGTGGAGACGTTCGCCCAGTTGGCAGTACTCGCCCGGCTCGGGTCGCGTGGTTTCAGCAGTACCGGAGTGAGCACCGAGCCAGGTACGCAGCTCCTGACCGTCGCCGGAGCAGTACAGCGCCCCGGAGTGATCGAGACACCGACCGGTATCCCGCTGAACACGGTCCTCCAGTACGTCGAGGCAGAACCCGGTCCTGTCCTACTAGGCGGCTACCACGGCCGCTGGCTGCCACAGACAGACGGCGTGACGCTCCAGCGACCAGATGTGTCAGCCGGCATCGTGCTGCCGCTCGGATCGAGTACCTGCCCGCTCGGTGAGGTCACCAGGGTCGTTCAGTGGCTGTCGAGTGAGTCAGCCGGCCAGTGCGGTCCCTGTGTGTTCGGACTGGCCGCACTGGTCGATGACTTCACCAGGCTGACCGCTGGTGACCCGCAGGGCTGGCATGACGCCCAGCGGCATCTCGGTCTGATTCCGGGGCGCGGTGCGTGTGCACACCCGGACGGGTCGGCGCGGTTCCTGGCGTCAGCGCTGGAGGTGTTCGGCGACGACGTACACAGCCACCTGTCCGGAACAGGCTGCGGCCGACCGGTGCGAGGGGTACTAGGAGGTGCCTGGTGA
- a CDS encoding FAD:protein FMN transferase gives MRLTVEDPAVLGAACGELKGLMDRVDKAASRFRVDSELSVVNRRAGALVPVSRLLVDLVDVSLVAARVSGGAVDPTVGPAVIAAGYDVDIEAVRRRFPPPLHEPQPPLEASGAPGEQMVGGTHPQSAELGGAHRQAVVGGVRGGSPGVGGVAGWREVRLNRKLALLGVPKGCALDLGATAKAWTADRAANLLSKRYGCAVLVEIGGDLRAAGAPKEPWVVTVAERSGGPGVLVTLTHGGLATSTRTVRRWRTADGYAHHVIDPRTGRPAEGAYRTASVWAPTAVRANTFSTALVATSDAALGRLKLASHPARLIGADGEVTELSGWPAASRAA, from the coding sequence GTGCGGCTGACCGTGGAGGACCCGGCCGTACTGGGTGCGGCTTGCGGTGAGCTCAAGGGGCTGATGGATCGGGTCGACAAGGCTGCCAGCCGGTTTCGGGTGGATTCTGAGCTGTCGGTTGTGAACCGCCGGGCTGGGGCGCTGGTGCCGGTATCGCGGTTGCTGGTGGATCTGGTTGACGTCAGCTTGGTCGCGGCGCGGGTGAGTGGTGGGGCAGTTGACCCGACTGTCGGTCCAGCGGTGATCGCGGCTGGGTATGACGTCGACATCGAAGCAGTACGCCGCCGCTTCCCGCCGCCCCTTCACGAACCGCAACCACCACTCGAAGCGTCTGGAGCGCCGGGGGAGCAGATGGTGGGTGGAACGCACCCACAGTCGGCGGAGCTGGGTGGGGCGCACCGACAGGCGGTGGTGGGTGGTGTGCGTGGGGGATCGCCGGGCGTCGGTGGGGTTGCCGGCTGGCGGGAGGTGCGGCTCAATCGGAAGTTGGCGTTGCTCGGGGTGCCCAAGGGGTGTGCGCTTGACCTGGGGGCGACTGCCAAAGCGTGGACTGCCGATCGGGCGGCCAATCTGTTGAGCAAGCGGTACGGCTGCGCCGTGCTGGTTGAGATCGGTGGGGACCTGCGGGCCGCTGGTGCGCCGAAGGAGCCCTGGGTGGTGACTGTCGCCGAGCGGTCCGGTGGGCCGGGTGTGTTGGTGACTCTCACTCACGGCGGTCTTGCCACTTCGACGCGTACGGTGCGGCGGTGGCGCACGGCGGACGGGTACGCCCATCACGTCATCGATCCGCGTACGGGGCGCCCGGCGGAAGGGGCGTACCGAACCGCGTCGGTGTGGGCACCAACGGCAGTGCGCGCCAACACCTTCAGCACCGCGCTTGTTGCGACTAGTGACGCGGCACTCGGACGGTTGAAGCTGGCCAGCCACCCGGCGCGGTTGATCGGTGCGGACGGTGAGGTCACCGAGCTGTCCGGCTGGCCGGCGGCGAGCAGGGCCGCCTGA
- a CDS encoding RNA polymerase sigma factor yields the protein MAYEDGALDRWVELAQQGDEAALDEVLIRIRPMVLRRCTRFLPHHADAEDAAQEALLIISRKLTSYTGRGSFAGWVTVISSNAARATYRSLRDRADALGVLDTVPEPPDPRTTSVIAGTRLDLLDALDELEQRHPALVESFILRDLGELSYQEIADVTKTGLGTVKDRIHRARKFMEPRLRSDASRRS from the coding sequence TTGGCGTACGAGGACGGGGCCCTGGACCGCTGGGTAGAGCTGGCTCAACAGGGCGACGAGGCGGCGCTGGACGAGGTACTGATCCGGATCCGGCCGATGGTGTTGCGCCGCTGCACGAGATTCCTTCCGCACCACGCGGATGCCGAGGACGCGGCACAGGAAGCGCTCTTGATCATCAGCCGAAAGTTGACCTCGTACACGGGCCGTGGCTCGTTTGCCGGTTGGGTGACCGTGATCAGCTCGAACGCCGCCCGCGCGACGTACAGGTCGCTGCGAGATCGGGCCGACGCGCTCGGCGTACTGGACACCGTCCCCGAACCGCCGGATCCGCGGACGACGAGCGTGATCGCGGGTACGCGCCTGGATCTGCTCGACGCGCTGGATGAACTCGAGCAGCGGCATCCCGCGCTGGTCGAGTCGTTCATCCTCCGCGACCTGGGCGAGCTCAGCTATCAAGAGATCGCCGACGTCACGAAGACCGGTCTGGGTACGGTCAAGGACCGGATCCACCGGGCGCGGAAGTTCATGGAGCCGCGACTCCGGTCGGATGCTTCGCGGCGGTCATGA
- a CDS encoding protein kinase domain-containing protein, with protein MRGLGRYRLDHRIGSGAFATVWKGYDPEFDTAVAVKVLADNWIHHADVRERFLTEARLLRRIEDRRVVRVHDVGVDGDRPYFVMDYIHGGTLTDLLGKLDPSEALRIATEAAEAVHVLHEFGFMHRDIKPSNFLVDQTVSPVRVLVADLGTAKRLEDASCFTLTTGTPAYMAPEQAAGQGTYDTRADVYALAVVTWELLTGTRPDPTPTALTHTNPTSPHGPASRVRRPSPRLTRGRPLTRRPTPEIPGVTPQVIDLLTKSLSPNPNTRPPTANSFAQSLATASHPTTQTPHWPAPLVYAAALLTFTLTLFVTHLLL; from the coding sequence GTGCGAGGTCTCGGGCGTTACCGGCTGGATCACAGAATCGGCTCGGGCGCGTTCGCCACCGTCTGGAAGGGATACGACCCCGAGTTCGACACCGCGGTGGCGGTGAAGGTACTGGCCGACAACTGGATCCACCACGCCGACGTCCGCGAACGCTTCCTCACCGAGGCCCGGCTACTGCGCCGGATCGAAGACCGGCGGGTCGTCCGCGTACACGACGTCGGCGTGGACGGCGACCGCCCGTACTTCGTCATGGACTACATCCACGGCGGAACCCTGACCGACCTGCTCGGCAAACTGGACCCCTCCGAGGCCCTGCGAATCGCCACCGAAGCCGCCGAAGCCGTCCACGTCCTCCACGAGTTCGGCTTCATGCACCGAGACATCAAACCCAGCAACTTCCTCGTAGACCAGACCGTCAGTCCCGTCCGCGTCCTGGTAGCCGACCTGGGCACCGCCAAACGCCTCGAAGACGCCTCCTGCTTCACCCTCACCACCGGCACCCCCGCGTACATGGCCCCCGAACAAGCCGCCGGCCAAGGCACCTACGACACCCGAGCCGACGTCTACGCCCTAGCGGTCGTCACCTGGGAACTCCTCACCGGCACCCGCCCAGACCCGACCCCGACCGCACTCACGCACACCAACCCCACATCACCCCACGGCCCGGCATCGCGCGTGCGCCGACCCTCCCCCCGCCTGACGCGCGGCCGCCCCCTCACCCGCCGCCCCACCCCCGAAATCCCCGGCGTCACCCCACAGGTCATCGACCTCTTGACCAAGTCCCTAAGCCCCAACCCCAACACCCGCCCCCCAACCGCTAACTCCTTCGCCCAATCCCTAGCCACCGCCTCCCACCCCACCACCCAAACCCCCCACTGGCCGGCTCCCCTCGTCTACGCCGCCGCCCTCCTCACCTTCACCCTCACCCTCTTCGTGACCCACCTACTCCTCTGA